A window from Cinclus cinclus chromosome 4, bCinCin1.1, whole genome shotgun sequence encodes these proteins:
- the RESF1 gene encoding retroelement silencing factor 1 isoform X2 codes for MDWNVRPVQNADANTNLQSKGACFTQLLPNGHSFPQTNANSSKNACTYAENNQVVYVPAINVAFPAVNAEGFKTSDQASPGASVTGNNFFMSKYSVKRHEQMYVTALKPPIQNSPLRPEMTPTSWPVSNPYSYPCRNLPPQPSQMNAGNNVRNVLGEPQYANTSAYTAQTEMLQHNSMRLATLQQGGIHPQNNSFPLGTPGQHVQPHIFNSSAQQGKASYSINQNTGTNVQLPQFQQSQMTSEAPRGCSAPSLLPANCVSRPAAQSSMGVPQEVQSVPNGYNINQQRCPLDPRNAPGFNSIQQHCQKQQSGEVSQSVRNVCNPGGSVTANPSFNESSVPSPGIPKALLDVVKEIEALSSKPLSDPASVPESQTSSLMNGPVNAQISPATHGMGITKERLAWEAEKLNCLKKKVVLLETVHNYKKKIYHHKNTLPPPPPSYPCSSANCLPCTPKQNVPLSPSEAVRTERAMVKVSHEERKDKNLASADNRRLEVSQSNPQVEQGGLSSSFTPIPPQSKVPAQFNNPESSLEQRDVHVLASSQGAVTSSNNASCFTQAGSSVKSSSKSLQIGPENSSFLQFVLSSTNVLKEKTAGATADKILTTLLCNDKPLLDTSASGGSLLKDSSEKNGKSLKGEQASVAHTNSPASETTASGDAKFQTEVAQKKAPFTENASCNQSNCSYSVEELAACLRLWENYPSESVSVQNKQSNESTTANQVSPSNENTTKRENKNVLTTMDEAVLPVTTTSVGQKLDTLTSNLIKNFEPQVAVVSPLVLCEQRTLSEQAGKIPTPEGKTYAAINSGSKSSLQEEGKSHISVVNTAKGTVENAWSSASDCVLEQKVDSDLQQIKLGDENQRKISKSAQDARKNLQLGLQNKATLPESGTNFCSQTSQEGIRDHEDKQTVLEAGDTSKAVLENDMFCISSVCSLVEGDKFYNPQIAGMFKSVYETHASEGNASSQKEQHPDFHKTELSNNTSQRESLLLKMLEESSSHLEKESSGNPPKAVSTSEQNTSFKASFKHPENYLESLANLNLKLAQNSLDSSISIAAKRNAPAVPEDHSKQNSMPSKNSMEKEVNFYGTQPSGYLKDQLLALVKEFPYGIEGADMLAKEAAQNHSVAERTENQSQKEVKICDKNSHLKEPVHQTKISVLSSDPVQELSSGPSQCPYSDSKREVSQQSEKASADKDNLEGSVQPSQNLCEQEKAPQETSNPSEKSEDCSLTGGVSVACKTLHCPSQLETRGSEKNDCQLSKAENNVSAETEENNSESDALKKKNCEVGDLTISEKITDSISKNKDISKYTSAMNKKPRLKVDNEYELPSAQQENTGPVNSFENQDKYKSSSGKEHLQVDKGTQVSSKEFHSDEKEHQTASQELSEKTDHTHADSMAKLSIKKERVFKTEPLPNDITKPGLTMESKTDIFVSEAKSETVEIKHSEVSQGQKIQTCEENSAEEQNCRKQKEMLRQDAEISVKEQVKSPAEIKHNLSSYQADAVKFSDSSTVDFKSRHTKYSQHKSVKVHPLQEQPYKRKMKENMAGKRELKKAKLEEGGLKKSEAKSSKQLAHNCMLNADKAKKLNGESGWKPRSSLDCSVLKLQRKRARSSSISKNYFSSKERHLDGQNKDRCSEKMFPDKNFLYLNRRNNRLKQHLQKEPKKHYLNRVAFKRTAQERIYLTKLETSPVRPVWHKTTKVSQSSISKRDVAVSTAEKSCKQEVLEFKLCPEILFRNPAPGEEGLAEKNSPERDKVVVEGVKSKKEDWLKCEPVKQKKLEEVSTVHQSQQHSWAKLGIAHTKWFVGRNRM; via the exons atgGACTGGAATGTAAGGCCAGTCCAGAATGCTGATGCAAATACAAACCTGCAGAGTAAAGGAGCATGTTTCACTCAGTTACTTCCTAATGGGCATTCCTTTCCTCAGACAAATGCCAACTCCTCTAAAAATGCATGCACTTATGCTGAAAATAACCAAGTTGTGTATGTGCCAGCTATCAATGTTGCCTTCCCTGCTGTAAATGCTGAAGGATTCAAAACTTCAGATCAAGCTTCCCCAGGAGCATCTGTAACcggtaataatttttttatgtcaAAATACTCAGTTAAACGACATGAACAGATGTACGTAACAGCTCTAAAACCTCCCATTCAGAATTCACCTTTGCGGCCAGAGATGACTCCGACTTCTTGGCCAGTCTCTAATCCCTACAGTTATCCCTGCAGAAATTTACCCCCCCAGCCCTCTCAAATGAACGCAGGGAATAACGTAAGGAACGTGCTTGGGGAGCCTCAGTACGCCAATACCAGCGCCTATACTGCGcagacagaaatgctgcagcatAATTCTATGAGACTTGCAACACTACAACAAGGTGGCATTCATCCCCAGAATAATTCTTTTCCTCTTGGTACTCCTGGGCAACATGTCCAACCCCATATATTTAATTCCAGTGCTCAACAGGGTAAGGCTTCGTATTCAATAAATCAAAACACTGGGACAAATGTACAGCTGCCACAATTTCAGCAGAGTCAGATGACATCAGAAGCTCCTAGAGGATGTTCTGCACCATCTTTGTTGCCTGCCAACTGTGTTTCAAGACCTGCAGCACAGTCTTCAATGGGTGTACCACAGGAAGTGCAAAGCGTACCTAATGGATACAACATTAACCAGCAGAGGTGCCCACTGGATCCAAGAAATGCTCCTGGGTTTAACAGTATTCAGCAACACTGTCAGAAGCAGCAATCTGGAGAAGTCAGCCAGTCAGTCAGGAATGTCTGTAATCCAGGTGGAAGTGTGACAGCAAATCCATCCTTTAATGAAAGCTCTGTGCCCTCCCCTGGCATTCCCAAAGCACTGCTTGATGTTGTGAAAGAAATAGAAGCTCTTTCTTCAAAGCCACTGAGTGATCCTGCTTCAGTTCCAGAGAGCCAGACTAGTAGTTTGATGAATGGGCCTGTAAATGCTCAGATTTCTCCAGCGACACATGGAATGGGAATTACAAAGGAGAGACTAGCTTGGGAAGCTGAGAAGCTGAACTGCCTTAAAAAAAAGGTTGTCCTGCTTGAAACGGTtcataattataaaaaaaagatCTATCATCACAAAAAtactctccctcctcctcctcctagTTATCCATGTTCTTCTGCTAATTGTCTTCCGTGCACGCCCAAACAAAATGTACCACTTTCCCCATCTGAAGCAGTGAGGACAGAGAGGGCCATGGTCAAGGTTTCacatgaagaaagaaaggacaaaaatctAGCCAGTGCTGATAACCGAAGATTGGAGGTGAGTCAAAGTAACCCTCAGGTAGAGCAGGGAGGCCTTTCTTCAAGCTTCACTCCTATTCCCCCTCAGAGCAAAGTCCCAGCTCAATTTAATAATCCTGAGAGCTCCTTGGAGCAAAGGGATGTGCATGTGTTGGCCTCTTCTCAAGGAGCTGTGACTTCCTCGAACAATGCTTCATGTTTTACTCAAGCAGGGAGCTCTGTCAAGAGTTCATCAAAGAGTTTGCAAATTGGCCCTGAGAACTCATCCTTTCTTCAGTTTGTATTGAGCAGCACAAATGTACTGAAAGAGAAGACAGCTGGTGCTACCGCTGATAAAATACTGACAACTCTACTGTGTAATGACAAACCACTGCTCGATACATCTGCCTCGGGTGGAAGCTTGCTAAAAGACTCTAGTGAGAAGAACGGAAAAAGTCTGAAAGGTGAGCAGGCATCTGTGGCTCACACGAACTCTCCTGCATCAGAAACAACTGCATCTGGTGATGCTAAATTCCAGACTGAGGTAGCTCAGAAAAAAGCGCCATTTACTGAGAATGCATCCTGTAATCAGAGCAATTGTAGTTACTCTGTGGAAGAGCTGGCTGCATGCCTGCGCTTGTGGGAGAATTATCCGTCAGAATCTGTAAGTGTGCAAAATAAACAGTCAAATGAAAGCACCACAGCAAATCAGGTTTCACCCTCCAATGAAAACACAACGAagagagagaacaaaaatgttttaactaCCATGGACGAGGCCGTTTTGCCTGTAACAACTACCTCTGTGGGACAAAAACTTGATACATTGACTTCCAATTTGATAAAAAATTTTGAACCTCAAGTTGCAGTTGTCTCTCCTTTAGTACTTTGTGAACAAAGAACACTAAGTGAGCAGGCAGGCAAGATCCCAACACCTGAAGGTAAAACCTATGCAGCGATCAACTCGGGGAGCAAAAGTAGCTTGCaagaagaagggaaaagtcATATAAGTGTGGTAAATACTGCCAAAGGAACAGTAGAAAATGCTTGGTCATCAGCCAGTGATTGTGTTCTGGAACAGAAAGTGGACTCAGATTTGCAACAGATCAAATTAGGTGatgaaaaccaaaggaaaattaGTAAATCTGCCCAAGATGCAAGAAAAAATCTGCAGCTTGGATTACAGAACAAGGCTACTCTTCCTGAATCAGGCAcaaatttttgtagtcaaacCTCTCAAGAAGGTATAAGAGACCATGAAGACAAACAAACTGTGTTAGAGGCAGGAGATACATCCAAAGCTGTGCTGGAAAATGACATGTTTTGTATTTCTAGTGTATGCTCTCTTGTTGAAGGTGATAAATTTTATAACCCACAAATAGCAGGCATGTTCAAGTCAGTCTATGAGACACATGCATCAGAAGGAAATGCATCAAGCCAAAAGGAGCAACATCCGGACTTTCATAAAACTGAGCTGAGCAATAACACTTCCCAAAGAGAGAGCTTGCTGCTAAAGATGTTGGAAGAATCATCAAGTCatttggagaaggaaagcagTGGCAATCCTCCTAAAGCAGTTTCTACCTCTGAACAAAACACATCATTCAAGGCATCTTTCAAGCATCCTGAAAATTACTTAGAAAGTCTTGCTAATTTAAATCTGAAGTTAGCTCAAAATTCACTAGATTCCTCTATCAGCATAGCTGCTAAAAGAAATGCACCTGCTGTTCCAGAAGACCACAGTAAACAAAATTCCATGCCCAGTAAAAATAGCATGGAAAAGGAGGTAAATTTTTATGGAACACAACCTAGTGGATATCTGAAAGATCAGCTGCTTGCTCTAGTGAAAGAGTTTCCATATGGCATTGAAGGTGCTGATATGCTagcaaaagaagcagcacaAAATCATTCTGTGGCTGAACGGACAGAGAATCAGTCTCAAAAAGAGGTTAAAATTTGTGACAAGAATTCTCATTTGAAGGAGCCAGTACATCAGACTAAAATTTCAGTGTTAAGCTCTGATCCTGTTCAGGAACTGTCTTCTGGACCCAGCCAGTGTCCCTATAGTGACAGCAAGAGAGAAGTGAGTCAGCAGTCAGAAAAGGCTTCAGCTGACAAGGACAACCTTGAAGGCAGTGTCCAGCCTAGTCAGAATCTATGTGAGCAGGAAAAAGCTCCACAAGAAACGTCTAACCCCAGTGAAAAAAGTGAAGATTGCTCTTTAACAGGTGGTGTATCTGTAGCATGTAAAACACTGCACTGTCCCTCTCAATTAGAAACTCGTGGTTCAGAGAAAAATGATTGTCAGCTTTCTAAAGCTGAAAACAATGTCTctgcagagacagaagaaaacaacagtGAATCTGATgccttgaaaaagaaaaactgtgaaGTGGGAGACCTGACAATTTCTGAAAAAATCACAGACAGtataagcaaaaataaagatatttccAAGTACACTTCAGCAATGAACAAAAAACCTAGGCTTAAGGTGGATAATGAATACGAACTGCCTTCAGCGCAGCAGGAAAACACTGGACCAGTCAATTCCTTTGAAAACCAGGATAAATAcaaaagcagcagtgggaaggaaCATCTGCAGGTTGACAAAGGAACCCAAGTGTCAAGTAAAGAATTTCATTCTGATGAAAAAGAGCACCAGACAGCCTCTCAAGAGTTATCAGAGAAAACTGATCATACACATGCAGACAGCATGGCAAAGTTGTCCATAAAGAAGGAGAGAGTTTTCAAAACTGAGCCCCTTCCAAACGATATAACCAAACCAGGTTTGACCATGGAATCCAAAACAGACATCTTTGTCAGTGAAGCAAAGTCAGAAACTGTTGAAATTAAGCACTCTGAAGTCAGCCAAGGACAAAAAATTCAAACTTGTGAAGAGAACTCAGCTGAAGAACAAAACTGTAGGAAACAAAAGGAGATGCTTAGGCAAGACGCAGAAATTAGTGTCAAAGAGCAAGTGAAATCaccagcagaaataaaacataatcTGAGTAGTTACCAAGCTGATGCTGTAAAATTCTCAGATAGTAGCACTGTAGACTTTAAATCAAGACACACAAAATACTCTCAGCATAAATCTGTGAAAGTTCATCCTTTGCAGGAGCAGCCATACAAACGgaagatgaaggaaaatatGGCTGGGAAGAGAGAACTTAAGAAAGCAAAGCTAGAAGAGGGAGGACTGAAAAAATCTGAAGCAAAGAGTTCTAAGCAGCTTGCACACAATTGCATGCTAAATGCTGACAAAGCTAAAAAACTGAATGGAGAAAGTGGTTGGAAACCAAGGAGTTCCTTAGATTGCTCTGTGCTtaaactgcagagaaaaaggGCTCGATCTTCTAGCATTTCTAAAAACTACTTTTCTAGCAAAGAAAGACATCTTGATGGTCAAAACAAAGACAGGTGCTCTGAGAAAATGTTTCCTGATAAAAATTTCCTATAcctaaacagaagaaataaccGACTGAAACAGCACCTTCAAAAGGAGCCCAAAAAACACTACCTGAACAGAGTGGCGTTTAAACGTACAGCGCAGGAGCGCATCTATCTGACAAAACTAGAAACATCACCTGTCAGACCTGTCTGGCATAAAACCACCAAAGTGTCACAAAGCAGCATCTCAAAAAGAGATGTGGCTGTCTCAACAGCTGAGAAATCATGCAAACAGGAAGTCCTTGAGTTCAAGCTGTGTCCAGAGATACTGTTCAGAAATCCAGCCCCTGGAGAAGAAGGCTTAGCTGAAAAGAATTCTCCAGAAAGAGATAAAGTTGTTGTAGAAG gtgttaaaagtaaaaaagaagaTTGGTTAAAATGTGAACCAGTGAAGCAAAAGAAGTTGGAAGAGGTCTCTACAG tgcatCAGTCACAGCAACACAGCTGGGCCAAGCTTGGTATCGCACATACCAAGTGGTTTGTAGGCAGGAACAGAATGTGA
- the RESF1 gene encoding retroelement silencing factor 1 isoform X1: protein MDWNVRPVQNADANTNLQSKGACFTQLLPNGHSFPQTNANSSKNACTYAENNQVVYVPAINVAFPAVNAEGFKTSDQASPGASVTGNNFFMSKYSVKRHEQMYVTALKPPIQNSPLRPEMTPTSWPVSNPYSYPCRNLPPQPSQMNAGNNVRNVLGEPQYANTSAYTAQTEMLQHNSMRLATLQQGGIHPQNNSFPLGTPGQHVQPHIFNSSAQQGKASYSINQNTGTNVQLPQFQQSQMTSEAPRGCSAPSLLPANCVSRPAAQSSMGVPQEVQSVPNGYNINQQRCPLDPRNAPGFNSIQQHCQKQQSGEVSQSVRNVCNPGGSVTANPSFNESSVPSPGIPKALLDVVKEIEALSSKPLSDPASVPESQTSSLMNGPVNAQISPATHGMGITKERLAWEAEKLNCLKKKVVLLETVHNYKKKIYHHKNTLPPPPPSYPCSSANCLPCTPKQNVPLSPSEAVRTERAMVKVSHEERKDKNLASADNRRLEVSQSNPQVEQGGLSSSFTPIPPQSKVPAQFNNPESSLEQRDVHVLASSQGAVTSSNNASCFTQAGSSVKSSSKSLQIGPENSSFLQFVLSSTNVLKEKTAGATADKILTTLLCNDKPLLDTSASGGSLLKDSSEKNGKSLKGEQASVAHTNSPASETTASGDAKFQTEVAQKKAPFTENASCNQSNCSYSVEELAACLRLWENYPSESVSVQNKQSNESTTANQVSPSNENTTKRENKNVLTTMDEAVLPVTTTSVGQKLDTLTSNLIKNFEPQVAVVSPLVLCEQRTLSEQAGKIPTPEGKTYAAINSGSKSSLQEEGKSHISVVNTAKGTVENAWSSASDCVLEQKVDSDLQQIKLGDENQRKISKSAQDARKNLQLGLQNKATLPESGTNFCSQTSQEGIRDHEDKQTVLEAGDTSKAVLENDMFCISSVCSLVEGDKFYNPQIAGMFKSVYETHASEGNASSQKEQHPDFHKTELSNNTSQRESLLLKMLEESSSHLEKESSGNPPKAVSTSEQNTSFKASFKHPENYLESLANLNLKLAQNSLDSSISIAAKRNAPAVPEDHSKQNSMPSKNSMEKEVNFYGTQPSGYLKDQLLALVKEFPYGIEGADMLAKEAAQNHSVAERTENQSQKEVKICDKNSHLKEPVHQTKISVLSSDPVQELSSGPSQCPYSDSKREVSQQSEKASADKDNLEGSVQPSQNLCEQEKAPQETSNPSEKSEDCSLTGGVSVACKTLHCPSQLETRGSEKNDCQLSKAENNVSAETEENNSESDALKKKNCEVGDLTISEKITDSISKNKDISKYTSAMNKKPRLKVDNEYELPSAQQENTGPVNSFENQDKYKSSSGKEHLQVDKGTQVSSKEFHSDEKEHQTASQELSEKTDHTHADSMAKLSIKKERVFKTEPLPNDITKPGLTMESKTDIFVSEAKSETVEIKHSEVSQGQKIQTCEENSAEEQNCRKQKEMLRQDAEISVKEQVKSPAEIKHNLSSYQADAVKFSDSSTVDFKSRHTKYSQHKSVKVHPLQEQPYKRKMKENMAGKRELKKAKLEEGGLKKSEAKSSKQLAHNCMLNADKAKKLNGESGWKPRSSLDCSVLKLQRKRARSSSISKNYFSSKERHLDGQNKDRCSEKMFPDKNFLYLNRRNNRLKQHLQKEPKKHYLNRVAFKRTAQERIYLTKLETSPVRPVWHKTTKVSQSSISKRDVAVSTAEKSCKQEVLEFKLCPEILFRNPAPGEEGLAEKNSPERDKVVVEGVKSKKEDWLKCEPVKQKKLEEVSTAEDSIPLDTAIQILDGDGEALQIPVKDSKEMFQAYRKMYLQKKMQKS, encoded by the exons atgGACTGGAATGTAAGGCCAGTCCAGAATGCTGATGCAAATACAAACCTGCAGAGTAAAGGAGCATGTTTCACTCAGTTACTTCCTAATGGGCATTCCTTTCCTCAGACAAATGCCAACTCCTCTAAAAATGCATGCACTTATGCTGAAAATAACCAAGTTGTGTATGTGCCAGCTATCAATGTTGCCTTCCCTGCTGTAAATGCTGAAGGATTCAAAACTTCAGATCAAGCTTCCCCAGGAGCATCTGTAACcggtaataatttttttatgtcaAAATACTCAGTTAAACGACATGAACAGATGTACGTAACAGCTCTAAAACCTCCCATTCAGAATTCACCTTTGCGGCCAGAGATGACTCCGACTTCTTGGCCAGTCTCTAATCCCTACAGTTATCCCTGCAGAAATTTACCCCCCCAGCCCTCTCAAATGAACGCAGGGAATAACGTAAGGAACGTGCTTGGGGAGCCTCAGTACGCCAATACCAGCGCCTATACTGCGcagacagaaatgctgcagcatAATTCTATGAGACTTGCAACACTACAACAAGGTGGCATTCATCCCCAGAATAATTCTTTTCCTCTTGGTACTCCTGGGCAACATGTCCAACCCCATATATTTAATTCCAGTGCTCAACAGGGTAAGGCTTCGTATTCAATAAATCAAAACACTGGGACAAATGTACAGCTGCCACAATTTCAGCAGAGTCAGATGACATCAGAAGCTCCTAGAGGATGTTCTGCACCATCTTTGTTGCCTGCCAACTGTGTTTCAAGACCTGCAGCACAGTCTTCAATGGGTGTACCACAGGAAGTGCAAAGCGTACCTAATGGATACAACATTAACCAGCAGAGGTGCCCACTGGATCCAAGAAATGCTCCTGGGTTTAACAGTATTCAGCAACACTGTCAGAAGCAGCAATCTGGAGAAGTCAGCCAGTCAGTCAGGAATGTCTGTAATCCAGGTGGAAGTGTGACAGCAAATCCATCCTTTAATGAAAGCTCTGTGCCCTCCCCTGGCATTCCCAAAGCACTGCTTGATGTTGTGAAAGAAATAGAAGCTCTTTCTTCAAAGCCACTGAGTGATCCTGCTTCAGTTCCAGAGAGCCAGACTAGTAGTTTGATGAATGGGCCTGTAAATGCTCAGATTTCTCCAGCGACACATGGAATGGGAATTACAAAGGAGAGACTAGCTTGGGAAGCTGAGAAGCTGAACTGCCTTAAAAAAAAGGTTGTCCTGCTTGAAACGGTtcataattataaaaaaaagatCTATCATCACAAAAAtactctccctcctcctcctcctagTTATCCATGTTCTTCTGCTAATTGTCTTCCGTGCACGCCCAAACAAAATGTACCACTTTCCCCATCTGAAGCAGTGAGGACAGAGAGGGCCATGGTCAAGGTTTCacatgaagaaagaaaggacaaaaatctAGCCAGTGCTGATAACCGAAGATTGGAGGTGAGTCAAAGTAACCCTCAGGTAGAGCAGGGAGGCCTTTCTTCAAGCTTCACTCCTATTCCCCCTCAGAGCAAAGTCCCAGCTCAATTTAATAATCCTGAGAGCTCCTTGGAGCAAAGGGATGTGCATGTGTTGGCCTCTTCTCAAGGAGCTGTGACTTCCTCGAACAATGCTTCATGTTTTACTCAAGCAGGGAGCTCTGTCAAGAGTTCATCAAAGAGTTTGCAAATTGGCCCTGAGAACTCATCCTTTCTTCAGTTTGTATTGAGCAGCACAAATGTACTGAAAGAGAAGACAGCTGGTGCTACCGCTGATAAAATACTGACAACTCTACTGTGTAATGACAAACCACTGCTCGATACATCTGCCTCGGGTGGAAGCTTGCTAAAAGACTCTAGTGAGAAGAACGGAAAAAGTCTGAAAGGTGAGCAGGCATCTGTGGCTCACACGAACTCTCCTGCATCAGAAACAACTGCATCTGGTGATGCTAAATTCCAGACTGAGGTAGCTCAGAAAAAAGCGCCATTTACTGAGAATGCATCCTGTAATCAGAGCAATTGTAGTTACTCTGTGGAAGAGCTGGCTGCATGCCTGCGCTTGTGGGAGAATTATCCGTCAGAATCTGTAAGTGTGCAAAATAAACAGTCAAATGAAAGCACCACAGCAAATCAGGTTTCACCCTCCAATGAAAACACAACGAagagagagaacaaaaatgttttaactaCCATGGACGAGGCCGTTTTGCCTGTAACAACTACCTCTGTGGGACAAAAACTTGATACATTGACTTCCAATTTGATAAAAAATTTTGAACCTCAAGTTGCAGTTGTCTCTCCTTTAGTACTTTGTGAACAAAGAACACTAAGTGAGCAGGCAGGCAAGATCCCAACACCTGAAGGTAAAACCTATGCAGCGATCAACTCGGGGAGCAAAAGTAGCTTGCaagaagaagggaaaagtcATATAAGTGTGGTAAATACTGCCAAAGGAACAGTAGAAAATGCTTGGTCATCAGCCAGTGATTGTGTTCTGGAACAGAAAGTGGACTCAGATTTGCAACAGATCAAATTAGGTGatgaaaaccaaaggaaaattaGTAAATCTGCCCAAGATGCAAGAAAAAATCTGCAGCTTGGATTACAGAACAAGGCTACTCTTCCTGAATCAGGCAcaaatttttgtagtcaaacCTCTCAAGAAGGTATAAGAGACCATGAAGACAAACAAACTGTGTTAGAGGCAGGAGATACATCCAAAGCTGTGCTGGAAAATGACATGTTTTGTATTTCTAGTGTATGCTCTCTTGTTGAAGGTGATAAATTTTATAACCCACAAATAGCAGGCATGTTCAAGTCAGTCTATGAGACACATGCATCAGAAGGAAATGCATCAAGCCAAAAGGAGCAACATCCGGACTTTCATAAAACTGAGCTGAGCAATAACACTTCCCAAAGAGAGAGCTTGCTGCTAAAGATGTTGGAAGAATCATCAAGTCatttggagaaggaaagcagTGGCAATCCTCCTAAAGCAGTTTCTACCTCTGAACAAAACACATCATTCAAGGCATCTTTCAAGCATCCTGAAAATTACTTAGAAAGTCTTGCTAATTTAAATCTGAAGTTAGCTCAAAATTCACTAGATTCCTCTATCAGCATAGCTGCTAAAAGAAATGCACCTGCTGTTCCAGAAGACCACAGTAAACAAAATTCCATGCCCAGTAAAAATAGCATGGAAAAGGAGGTAAATTTTTATGGAACACAACCTAGTGGATATCTGAAAGATCAGCTGCTTGCTCTAGTGAAAGAGTTTCCATATGGCATTGAAGGTGCTGATATGCTagcaaaagaagcagcacaAAATCATTCTGTGGCTGAACGGACAGAGAATCAGTCTCAAAAAGAGGTTAAAATTTGTGACAAGAATTCTCATTTGAAGGAGCCAGTACATCAGACTAAAATTTCAGTGTTAAGCTCTGATCCTGTTCAGGAACTGTCTTCTGGACCCAGCCAGTGTCCCTATAGTGACAGCAAGAGAGAAGTGAGTCAGCAGTCAGAAAAGGCTTCAGCTGACAAGGACAACCTTGAAGGCAGTGTCCAGCCTAGTCAGAATCTATGTGAGCAGGAAAAAGCTCCACAAGAAACGTCTAACCCCAGTGAAAAAAGTGAAGATTGCTCTTTAACAGGTGGTGTATCTGTAGCATGTAAAACACTGCACTGTCCCTCTCAATTAGAAACTCGTGGTTCAGAGAAAAATGATTGTCAGCTTTCTAAAGCTGAAAACAATGTCTctgcagagacagaagaaaacaacagtGAATCTGATgccttgaaaaagaaaaactgtgaaGTGGGAGACCTGACAATTTCTGAAAAAATCACAGACAGtataagcaaaaataaagatatttccAAGTACACTTCAGCAATGAACAAAAAACCTAGGCTTAAGGTGGATAATGAATACGAACTGCCTTCAGCGCAGCAGGAAAACACTGGACCAGTCAATTCCTTTGAAAACCAGGATAAATAcaaaagcagcagtgggaaggaaCATCTGCAGGTTGACAAAGGAACCCAAGTGTCAAGTAAAGAATTTCATTCTGATGAAAAAGAGCACCAGACAGCCTCTCAAGAGTTATCAGAGAAAACTGATCATACACATGCAGACAGCATGGCAAAGTTGTCCATAAAGAAGGAGAGAGTTTTCAAAACTGAGCCCCTTCCAAACGATATAACCAAACCAGGTTTGACCATGGAATCCAAAACAGACATCTTTGTCAGTGAAGCAAAGTCAGAAACTGTTGAAATTAAGCACTCTGAAGTCAGCCAAGGACAAAAAATTCAAACTTGTGAAGAGAACTCAGCTGAAGAACAAAACTGTAGGAAACAAAAGGAGATGCTTAGGCAAGACGCAGAAATTAGTGTCAAAGAGCAAGTGAAATCaccagcagaaataaaacataatcTGAGTAGTTACCAAGCTGATGCTGTAAAATTCTCAGATAGTAGCACTGTAGACTTTAAATCAAGACACACAAAATACTCTCAGCATAAATCTGTGAAAGTTCATCCTTTGCAGGAGCAGCCATACAAACGgaagatgaaggaaaatatGGCTGGGAAGAGAGAACTTAAGAAAGCAAAGCTAGAAGAGGGAGGACTGAAAAAATCTGAAGCAAAGAGTTCTAAGCAGCTTGCACACAATTGCATGCTAAATGCTGACAAAGCTAAAAAACTGAATGGAGAAAGTGGTTGGAAACCAAGGAGTTCCTTAGATTGCTCTGTGCTtaaactgcagagaaaaaggGCTCGATCTTCTAGCATTTCTAAAAACTACTTTTCTAGCAAAGAAAGACATCTTGATGGTCAAAACAAAGACAGGTGCTCTGAGAAAATGTTTCCTGATAAAAATTTCCTATAcctaaacagaagaaataaccGACTGAAACAGCACCTTCAAAAGGAGCCCAAAAAACACTACCTGAACAGAGTGGCGTTTAAACGTACAGCGCAGGAGCGCATCTATCTGACAAAACTAGAAACATCACCTGTCAGACCTGTCTGGCATAAAACCACCAAAGTGTCACAAAGCAGCATCTCAAAAAGAGATGTGGCTGTCTCAACAGCTGAGAAATCATGCAAACAGGAAGTCCTTGAGTTCAAGCTGTGTCCAGAGATACTGTTCAGAAATCCAGCCCCTGGAGAAGAAGGCTTAGCTGAAAAGAATTCTCCAGAAAGAGATAAAGTTGTTGTAGAAG gtgttaaaagtaaaaaagaagaTTGGTTAAAATGTGAACCAGTGAAGCAAAAGAAGTTGGAAGAGGTCTCTACAG CTGAGGACAGTATTCCCCTTGATACAGCTATACAGATCCTGGATGGAGATGGAGAGGCTCTTCAGATTCCTGTCAAAGACTCAAAAGAGATGTTTCAGGCCTACAGGAAAATgtatctgcaaaaaaaaatgcaaaagtcTTGA